The nucleotide window GGGGCCTCCTTAAAGattcaggggctgcaggtttttcaaggtgttttgggtttgggttttgactTGGAAtctgtgagaggtttgtgcAATCATGGCCTCCAATGATCTCCTGAGGGTCACaggaagctgggagggagcagggccaggacagctgagcccaactggcccaagggatgttccctttgatgcagggccgtgctcagggtgttaatggggggttagtcaggaagggctgatctgtgtctgggctgggctgggcattgggcacagagTGCTGAGCAGTGGAGCAATGGTGTTGTGCACCTCATGTGCTGCTTGTGGGGTTTATTGTTATAGTTACAGttttattactgctattgttgtcatgggtagcagtagtgtgttcactgagggtaacacagaacactcaccagatcattttccctgtttcctgctgtagcccccgcagttacagggctctgtttgctggttcacACTCAGATTtagagcccctggagaacaagcaaacaaggagcctctaCAGAGTCTAttccttggcatgttcttgagagtgactttgcaaaaagccctaagattgcatgtcctgagctaaggagaagccctttcctgatggagctgctgttgtgcagcccagctgtgtcccagcagtgcccatggcctgtccctgcctgtgagcccaggatggacatgcagcaggtctgtgtcccagctggcagaggaccaaggccttagtccagcccaggggctctgcaggagagtgtacaagtggaaagagagcaggtcagcaaaggcccagtgctggtgctccctggcagtgctgctgtgctgggactcttttgcccttctctgcacacatggaactgcCCAGTAGGTGCCTGAAAGTGtcaaaggaaaaatcccagGTATGCAAGGCAACTGCAAAAgtgttattttgtttaaataaaaagacagCACAATTGctcaattaaatatttaaagagtCAAATTAATAAACAATACAGTGATTTAGACAAgaggatgaataaaataatttaattgagCACAACATTATGACAAAAAGAACCCACTGACCACCAAGAAAAACCTGGGAAGGCAAGATGAACCTGTCATGAGTTTTATTGTGaacactgaacagaaaaaaactggcaggttcttgctgctgaaaagcatccagtcatcattttcctcagggcatccttgagctcctggttcctcaggctgtagatgagggggttcagtactggaggcaccaccgagtacagaactgacagggccaaatccagggatggggatgagatAGAGTCaggcttcaggtaggaaaaTGTGCCGGTGCTAAGAAACAGagagaccacggccaggtgagggaggcacgtggaaaaggctttgtgccgtccctgctcagaggggatcctcagcacagccctgaagatctgcacataggagagaactatgaaaatgaaacaaccaaaagtTAAACAGATACTAATCACAAGAAGCCCAAATTCCCTGAGGTAGGaatgtgagcaggagagcttgaggatctggggcacttcacagaagaactggcccagggcattgccctggcacaggggcagggaaaatgtagtggctgtgtgcagcagagcattgagaaagccactggcccaggcagctgctgccatgtgggcacaagctctgctgcccaggagggtcccgtagtgcaggggtttgcagatggcaacgtagcggtcgtagcacatgatggtgaggagggaaaactctgttccaaaaagaaagaatagaaagaagagctgtgcagcacatcccatgtaggagatggttgtggtgtgccagagggagttgtgcatggctttggggacagtggtgcagatgcagcccaggtctgtgagggacaggttgagcaggaagaagtgcatgggggtgtgcaggtggtggtcgcaggctacggcgctgatgatgag belongs to Pithys albifrons albifrons isolate INPA30051 chromosome 7, PitAlb_v1, whole genome shotgun sequence and includes:
- the LOC139674654 gene encoding olfactory receptor 14A16-like → MSNSSSISQFLLLPLADTRQLQLLHLWLFLGISLAALLGNGLIISAVACDHHLHTPMHFFLLNLSLTDLGCICTTVPKAMHNSLWHTTTISYMGCAAQLFFLFFLFGTEFSLLTIMCYDRYVAICKPLHYGTLLGSRACAHMAAAAWASGFLNALLHTATTFSLPLCQGNALGQFFCEVPQILKLSCSHSYLREFGLLVISICLTFGCFIFIVLSYVQIFRAVLRIPSEQGRHKAFSTCLPHLAVVSLFLSTGTFSYLKPDSISSPSLDLALSVLYSVVPPVLNPLIYSLRNQELKDALRKMMTGCFSAARTCQFFSVQCSQ